A single Parabacteroides timonensis DNA region contains:
- a CDS encoding Fic family protein, whose product MAHKIEQLYTEWLSLQPLKADDQTRLNQKFMLEFNYNSNHIEGNTLTYGQTELLLLFGKVVEAANMKDLEEMKAHNVGLKMMQTEAMEKEKPLTETFIRQLHLTLLREDYTIFRTLPDGQTTSYIIHAGTYKTRPNSVITVTGERFEYASPEETPALMSDLVAWYNAAEAEGALTPVELAALFHYRYIRIHPFEDGNGRIARLIVNYILSRHNYPMIVVKSKDKENYLTALNRCDVAVGPTPSVGAHAELSQIQPLVSYMEGCLERALTTCIKAAKGESIEEEDDFEKQLAILKRTAKKEVDKNEKQDTPQNKVDIFNLFHRPFAQKLLETLKPATEFFNTFTVHYNMTKNRDSISSGSFFNLNEKVELSIDNLSEKDMGILTEAQSIMFHMAFQGVRAEFNMKDTPIFKQASVLFDYSFYTFNEKSYKYGTFPSEDETTALIDSIKKDVLQRIQNAIQA is encoded by the coding sequence ATGGCGCATAAGATCGAACAACTATATACGGAATGGCTATCCCTTCAGCCTTTAAAAGCAGACGACCAAACACGACTGAACCAAAAATTCATGTTAGAATTCAATTACAACTCTAACCATATCGAAGGAAATACGCTGACTTACGGACAAACCGAGCTCCTATTGCTATTTGGGAAAGTAGTCGAGGCAGCCAACATGAAAGACTTGGAAGAGATGAAAGCACATAATGTCGGACTGAAAATGATGCAAACGGAGGCTATGGAAAAAGAAAAACCTCTGACGGAAACATTCATTCGTCAGCTTCATCTGACACTCTTACGGGAAGATTATACAATCTTCCGTACACTCCCTGACGGACAAACGACTTCCTATATAATTCATGCCGGAACATACAAAACACGTCCCAACTCCGTCATTACTGTAACAGGAGAACGTTTCGAATACGCTTCACCCGAAGAGACTCCTGCCCTGATGAGCGATTTGGTTGCCTGGTATAATGCGGCAGAAGCCGAAGGGGCATTAACGCCGGTCGAGCTGGCTGCATTATTTCATTACCGCTACATCCGAATCCATCCTTTTGAGGACGGGAACGGGCGAATCGCCCGACTGATAGTGAATTATATATTATCCCGCCACAATTATCCGATGATCGTGGTTAAGAGTAAAGATAAAGAAAATTATTTGACAGCATTAAATCGTTGCGACGTTGCTGTCGGCCCTACTCCATCTGTCGGTGCACATGCTGAACTATCGCAAATACAACCGCTTGTAAGTTATATGGAAGGTTGCCTCGAAAGGGCATTGACAACTTGCATTAAGGCTGCCAAAGGAGAAAGTATCGAGGAAGAGGATGATTTTGAGAAGCAACTGGCAATACTAAAACGGACTGCTAAGAAAGAGGTCGATAAGAACGAGAAACAAGATACTCCGCAAAATAAAGTGGATATATTCAATCTGTTTCATCGCCCGTTCGCCCAAAAACTACTTGAAACGTTAAAGCCGGCTACAGAGTTCTTTAATACGTTTACTGTTCACTATAATATGACTAAAAATAGAGACTCTATAAGTAGTGGCAGTTTCTTTAACTTAAATGAAAAGGTAGAATTGTCCATTGATAACTTATCAGAAAAAGATATGGGCATTCTGACTGAAGCTCAGTCAATCATGTTCCATATGGCATTCCAGGGAGTAAGAGCCGAATTTAACATGAAAGACACACCTATTTTTAAACAAGCAAGTGTCCTGTTTGATTATTCCTTTTACACATTCAATGAGAAAAGCTATAAATACGGAACCTTCCCTTCGGAAGATGAGACAACAGCTTTAATCGATTCGATCAAGAAAGATGTTTTACAACGCATCCAAAATGCAATACAAGCCTGA
- a CDS encoding YeiH family protein has protein sequence MNTIEQVLTKYNKPLFILLFAICLLPFISPAIALFLGLALGMTAGQPFPKFSKKTSKYLLQFSVVGLGFGMNLHESLKTGKEGMLFTIVSVAAVLVLGIYLGKRLMMDRKTAYLISAGTAICGGSAIAAVGPVVKANDNEMSMALGTIFILNAIALFIFPPIGHLLNMTQEQFGMWAAIAIHDTSSVVGAGAAYGEKALEIATMVKLTRALWIIPITIVTMFLFKQKGGKIAIPWFIFFFILAMVANTFLTIPETVTGSLVWLAKKGLTVTLFLIGAGLSRKVIKQVGVRPMVQGVVLWVFIGLISLGVILLV, from the coding sequence ATGAATACAATTGAGCAAGTTCTGACGAAGTACAACAAACCCCTTTTCATTCTCCTTTTCGCTATTTGTCTATTGCCTTTTATTTCACCCGCAATAGCCCTGTTTCTGGGGCTTGCACTCGGGATGACGGCCGGGCAGCCTTTTCCTAAGTTTAGTAAGAAGACATCCAAATATCTGTTACAGTTTTCGGTCGTAGGGCTCGGGTTCGGTATGAATCTGCATGAGTCGCTGAAGACAGGGAAGGAAGGGATGCTTTTCACCATTGTGTCGGTGGCGGCTGTACTGGTGTTGGGTATATATCTGGGCAAACGTCTGATGATGGATAGGAAAACCGCTTATCTGATCTCTGCCGGGACAGCTATTTGCGGCGGTAGCGCCATTGCAGCCGTAGGGCCGGTAGTGAAAGCTAACGATAATGAAATGTCGATGGCACTGGGTACGATCTTTATCCTGAATGCAATTGCGCTGTTTATTTTTCCTCCTATCGGTCATTTACTCAATATGACGCAGGAGCAATTCGGCATGTGGGCGGCTATTGCTATCCACGACACCAGTTCGGTGGTCGGTGCCGGTGCTGCTTATGGTGAGAAAGCGCTTGAAATCGCTACGATGGTTAAGTTAACACGTGCTTTGTGGATTATTCCGATTACGATCGTCACCATGTTCCTCTTCAAGCAAAAAGGTGGTAAGATCGCTATTCCCTGGTTTATCTTCTTTTTCATTCTGGCAATGGTTGCCAACACCTTTTTAACGATCCCCGAAACTGTGACAGGTTCGTTAGTTTGGTTGGCTAAGAAGGGATTGACCGTCACTCTCTTTCTGATTGGAGCCGGATTATCAAGAAAAGTAATCAAACAGGTCGGTGTCCGTCCGATGGTACAAGGGGTAGTGCTTTGGGTTTTCATTGGTTTAATTAGCCTGGGAGTTATATTATTGGTTTAA
- a CDS encoding LysR family transcriptional regulator — MDFRLKVFYSVATNLSFTKASKELFISQPAISKHIHELEVQYKTPLFDRTGGRIVLTTAGELLLSHTNNLLTAYRQLDFEMNLLTNNVCGELRLGASTTIAQYVLPPILSSFVTKFPDIRVSLLNGNSHDIEKALREGKITLGLVEGNARQSSLHYTPFMKDELVLLTHTGSKLAHYDELTLEQLCTLPLILRENGSGTLEVLESALAEHQIKLSQLKVLMQLGSTESIKLFLENSDALAILSVRAVTRELTSGILKVIDISDFTAERMFSFVQLQGQSGGLEESFMRYMQTYK; from the coding sequence ATGGATTTTCGTCTGAAGGTATTTTACAGTGTTGCGACGAACCTGAGCTTTACGAAGGCTTCAAAGGAGTTGTTTATCAGCCAGCCTGCTATCAGCAAGCATATTCATGAGCTGGAGGTACAGTATAAGACGCCGCTTTTCGACCGTACCGGTGGCCGTATCGTGCTGACAACTGCGGGAGAGTTGCTCCTGTCGCATACCAATAACCTGCTGACGGCTTACCGTCAACTGGATTTCGAAATGAACCTGCTGACCAATAACGTCTGTGGCGAACTGCGTCTCGGCGCCAGCACGACGATTGCGCAGTATGTCCTGCCACCTATCCTTTCTTCTTTTGTCACCAAGTTTCCCGATATCCGCGTTTCCCTGCTCAACGGCAACAGTCACGATATCGAGAAAGCCCTGCGCGAAGGAAAGATCACGCTCGGACTGGTAGAGGGCAATGCCCGTCAGAGTTCCTTACATTACACCCCCTTCATGAAGGATGAACTGGTATTGCTGACCCATACCGGTAGCAAGCTGGCCCATTACGATGAACTGACGCTCGAGCAATTATGTACCCTTCCGTTGATACTTCGCGAAAACGGTTCGGGAACATTGGAGGTACTCGAATCGGCATTGGCCGAACATCAGATCAAACTGTCACAACTGAAAGTGTTGATGCAGTTAGGAAGTACGGAGAGCATCAAATTATTTCTGGAGAATTCGGATGCTTTGGCTATTTTGTCGGTGCGTGCCGTCACCCGCGAGTTGACATCAGGAATATTGAAGGTGATCGATATATCTGACTTTACGGCCGAACGAATGTTCTCTTTCGTGCAACTGCAAGGGCAGAGTGGGGGATTGGAAGAGAGTTTTATGCGATATATGCAAACCTATAAATAA